Below is a window of Streptomyces sp. NBC_00223 DNA.
GCGAAGACCACCCGGGGGCCGCCGACCAGGGCGCGGGCCACCGCGACCCGCTGGCCCTGGCCGCCGGAGACCTGGCCGGGCCGCTGCCCGGCGACCTCGGTCACCTCAAGGCGCTCCAGCCACTCCGCGGCCCTCGCCTCGGCCTCGCGGCGCTTGGTGCCGCTCAGCCGCAGCGGCATCGCCACGTTCTCCAGGCAGGTCAGCTCGGGCACCAACTGGCCGAACTGGAAGACGAAGCCGAAGTCCGAGCGGCGCAGGGCGCTGCGCTCGCCGTCGGACATCGCCGACAGCTCCCGCCCGCGGTAGCGCACCTGGCCGGAGTCCGGCCGCACGATGCCGGCCAGGCAGTGCAGGAGCGTGGACTTGCCCGACCCGGAGGGGCCCATCACCGCGACGACCTCGCCGGAGCGGATGGTCAGGTCCGCGCCGTCCAGTGCCGGGGTGGGGCCGTAGGTCTTGCGTACGTCGGTCGCCACGAGCAGGGGCTCGGGGCCCGCGTTCATCCGGCCGGTCACTTGGCCACCTCCGCGGCGAGTTCGTCGAGCCGGGCGGCGGTGAGTTCCAGCCACCGCAGGTCAGCTTCGAGATGGAACAGGGCGTGGTCGCAGATCAGCTGGTCCGCGAGGTCACCGGTCTTCTTGCGCCGGGTCAGCTCGCGCATCAGCCGCAGGTGCTCCGCGCGCTGGGTGTCCAGCAGATCGGCCGCCGGGCGGCCGGTCAGCAGGGCGAGCACGACCTTGGTGTAGAGGGTCGTCTGAAGGTACGGCTCGGGCTTCTCGGGCTGCGCGAGCCAGGTCGCCACGTCGGTGATCCCGGCGTCGGTGATCGCGTAGCGCTTGCGCTCGGGCCCGCCGCCCGGCTCTATCCCCTCGACCTCGACCAGGCCGTTCTTCAGCAGCCTGGCCATGGTCGAGTAGACCTGTCCGTAGGCCAGCGGCCGGTCGTGGCCGAAGCGTTCGTCGAAGGCGCGCTTGAGGTCGTAACCGTGGCGCGGGCCGGACTCCAGGAGTCCGAGCAGGGTGTGGCCGATTGACATGCGGAGCACACTACACCATGGGTATACATCACGTGTATACCCATGGTGTACAAGAGCGTATTCGCAGGTCAGGGCGGGATCGGAGCGCGATGCAGCCCCGGGGCACGGGGTGTCCGCACCTGCCCCGGGGCTGCGTCCTTCGGGCAGTGGTGGTGGTCAGCCGGGCTTGACGAGCTGCGCGATACGGTCGCCGGTCTGCCGGTCGATCCTGCGCCAGTACTCGAGCGCGCGCGCCAGCACCGGGGCGCTCACCCCGTCGCTGAGGTGACCGGCCACGTTCGACACCAGCCGGTCGCGGGCCGCGTCGTCCAGCACCTCGCGCACGAGGGTGCCGGGCTGGCCGAAGTCGTCGTCCTCGCGGTGCAGCGTGTACGCCTCGCGGACCATCTCACCGGCCGTCCGCCACCCCGCGATGTCGGCGTACGCCCGCGGGGACGCGGCGGGGCCGCCGTACGAGTTCGGCGCGTAGGGCGCGCCCACCCGGTTCGGCTCGAAGCGCATCGGGCCGTCCTTGGCGTACGAGTGCACCGGCACGTGCGGGCGGTTCGGCGGCAATTGCGCGTAGTTCGGGCCGATCCGGTACCGGTGGGTGTCGGGGTACGAGAACAGCCGGCCGAGCAGCATCTTGTCCGGCGAGGGGGCGACGCCCGGCACCATGTTGGACGGCTCGAACGCGGCCTGCTCGATGTGGACGAAGTAGTCCTCCGGATTGGTGTCCAGCGTCATCCGGCCGACCTCGATCAGCGGGTAGTCGCTGTGCGGCCACACCTTCGTCAGGTCGAACGGGTTGAACCGGTAGTTCGCCGCGTCCTCGAACGGCATGATCTGCACCCACAGCGTCCACGAGGGGTGGTCACCGCGCTCGATCGCCTCCCACAGGTCCTGCCGGTGCACGTCCGCGTTCTGCCCGGCCGTCTCGTCGGCCTGCGCCTGGGTGTAGAAGTCGATGCCCTGGTCGGTCTTGAAGTGGTACTTCACCCAGACCTTGGTGCCGTTCCCGTTGATCCACATGTACGTGTGCGAGCCGTACCCGTTCATGTTCCGGTACGACTTGGGGATGCCGCGGTCGCCCATCAGCCACGTGACCTGGTGGGCGCTCTCCGGGGAGAGCGTCCAGAAGTCCCACTGCATGTCGTTGTCGCGCAGCCCGTTGTCGGGGCGGCGCTTCTGGCTGCGGATGAAGTCCTGGAACTTGATGGTGTCCCGGACGAAGAACACCGGGGTGTTGTTGCCGACCAGGTCGTAGTTGCCGTGGTCGGTGTAGAACTTCAGCGCGAAGCCGCGCGGGTCGCGCCAGGTGTCCGGGCTGCCCTGCTCACCGGCCACGGTCGAGAAGCGGGCCAGCATCTTCGTGGTGCGGCCCGGCTGGAAGAGGTCGGCCTTGGTGAACTGGCTGACGTCGTTGGTCACTTCGAACCGGCCGTACGCGCCGCTCCCCTTGGCGTGCACCACCCGCTCGGGCACCCGTTCACGGTTGAACTGGGCCATCTTCTCGATCGTGTAGTGGTCCTGGAGCAGGATCGGGCCGTCGGGACCCACCGTGAGCGAGTGCTCGTCGCTCTCCACCGGGATGCCGGCGTTGTTGGTGGTGTACTGGAAGTTCGGCGTGCTCATGGGATGTGTCCTCCCGTCGATGCCGAGTCGGGACACCGGGGTTCGGGTCGCGTCGCGGGGCTGCTCCCCACACTCGCACCGAACCCCCGTCACGGCACCTTCTCCTTTGCCGCCCTCTCGCCTCCGGACGTACCCCGTCTTCGCCCGTCGGCTCCTCTTGGGGTTGCCCCATGTAGCCATCGAGCCAAAGGGCGCGCCGGTGTCGAAAGGGAGAGCGCGCGGAGGTCCCGAGGAACGAGGGACCGAGCACGGTCGACTTCCCCCAGACTCCGTCCGGGGGTACCCCCACACCGGATGTAAGCGACCGGAGGCGAGAGGGCGGCTTAAGAAATCGGCAGCTCGAACCAGACCACCTTTCCGGCGCCCAGCCGGGTCGCTCCCCAGCGCTGGGCCATCCGGTTGACCAGGTACAGACCCCGGCCGCCCTCCTCCTCCGGCGCGGCGTGCCGCATCCGGGGCAGCAGCGGCGCGTCGTCGCCGACCTCGCAGCGCAGCACGTCGGTGCGCAGCAGCCGCAGCGTGATCGGCCGTTCGGCGTACCGCACGGCGTTGGTGACGATCTCGCTGACCAGCAGCTCGGCCGCGTCGACCTGGTCCTCCAGGTCCCAGCGGCGCAGCGCCTGCCGGACCAGCCGGCGGGCCCGGCCCGCGGTCTGCGCCTGCGGCTCCAGGAACCAGTACGCGACGTCGCTCGGCGCGATCCCGTCGAAGCGGGCGGCCAGCAGGGCGATGTCGTCGTCCCGGTCGCCAGGACCCAGGATCTCCAGCACCTCGTCGCACAGCGGCTCCAGCGGCGGCGGGGAGACCACCGTCGCCGCGTCGTGCAGGCGTTCGCGCAGCAGCTCGATGCCGCCCCACACGTCGCGGGTACGGGACTCCACCAGGCCGTCGGTGTAGAGCAGCAGCGTGGCCCCGGCGGGCGCGGGCAGCTCCACGGCCTCGAAGGGCACCCCGCCCACCCCGATCGGGGCGCCCGGCGGTACCCGCAGCACCTCGGCCAGGCCGTCGGCGTGCAGCAGGATCGGCGGCGGGTGGCCCGCGTTGGCCACGACCAGCCGGTGGGCGATCGGGTCGTAGACGGCGTAGACACAGGTCGCCATCCGGTCCTGGCCGAGCCGCTGGGCCTGCTCGTCCAGGTGGTAGAGCACTTCCTGCGGTGCCAGGTCGAGCCCGGCCAGGGTCTGTACGGTCGTCCGCAGCTGGCCCATGATCGCCGCGGACGTCATCGAGTGGCCCATCACGTCGCCGACCACGAGCGCCACCCGGCTGCCGGGCAGCGGGATCGCGTCGTACCAGTCGCCGCCGACCCGGGCGGACTCGGCGGCCGGCAGATAGCGGCTGGCCAGCTGGACCCCGGTGGGCTGCGGCAGCGAGTCGGGCAGCATCTCGCGCTGGAGGGCGTCGGCGATGTACGCCTCACGGCCGTAGAGCACGGCCTTGTCCACGCCGAGCGCGGTGTGGGTGGCGAGCTGGGCCGCCACCAGCAGGTCGTCGGCCTCGAAGGCGGGCCGGTCCGCGCGGCGCAGCAGCACCGCGGCGCCGATCACCCGCCGCCGCCCCCGCAGCGGGGCGAGCAGGGCCCGGCGGCCGGTCGGCAGCGCGCTCTCCGGGTGGCCGAGCAGTTCGGCCAGCGCGTCGGCGGCCCGCGGCGACTCCGCGAAGACCGGCCGGACCCCGCGCAGCACCTCCGCGAGCGGCCCGTCGAGCAGCACCCCGATGGTCTCGGCGGCGCCGCCGTACGGCGTCTCCAGGGCGGGCAGCGCGCCGACCGGTACGTCCTCGGGCGGGTCGCCCGGCCCGTCCAGGCCGCCGTCCGCGCGGCGCAGCCGCAGCCGCAGCGGTCCCGAGGGCCGCTCGTCGCCGACCGGCAGCGGGTCGCGCAGATAGACCAGGATCGCGTCGGCGAAGGCCGGCACGGCCGAGCGGCACAGTCCGAGCAGGATCTCGTCCAGGTCAAGGCCGCGCGCGATCCGCCGGGTGGCCGCCCCGACGTACCGCAGCCGGTCGGCCTCCGGCCCGGTCTGTACGGGCACCGGGATGCGCATGCCCACCGAGTCCTCGTCCCCGGGGTGTCCGGCCGCGTCCAGCGGCGTACCCCGTGGCGGAGTGCTCACAAACGCTCCCAACGCCTCGCTCCCCTCCGTGACTGTCGGCGCCCATCCGGTCCCGTGCGCCGGAAAGGGCGGCAACGGTGCCCCTTCGTCCTCTGCACCACCGTACGGCCCGCCGGGCTCCTCGTGTCCCGCTTGCGGGTCGGAAGCCGGGTCGGCGTGCGGGACGGGCGGTGCTTGCGGCATGTTCTGCGGCTTTTGGCCGTCGGGCAGCGGCCCGTCCGGCTCGTACTCCTCGTCGTGCGACCGTGCCTCACCGGCCGCCGCGGTGTCCGCCGGGCCGGCGTGGGCGGGGCCGACGGGACCCGGCGGCGGGGCCGGAGCGCGGTCCGGAACCGTATCCGGGGGCAGGCCGAATCCGCCGCGCGGGTCCGTGGGGAGCGGCGCGGCGGAGTGCCGTGAGGGGCGGGGCGGGTCGGTGGTCACGCGAGTCGTTCCATCCGTCGGTGCTCCGCCGCGGCCAGCGCGCGGCGGGGCTCGGGCCTGGTCAGGTCAGGCGCGTCGGCAGTAGAGGAAGATCTGCTCCTCCGGCGGCACCTCGATGCTCGCCGGCGCGTAGGCGTACGACTCCTCCTTGATCACCTCGAAGCCCGCGTCCGCCACGACATGGCGCAGTTCGTCCCGTAGATAACCCGATACCCGGATCATGTTGCCGAGGAACGGAATCGGCACGTCGTCCACATCGGCCTCGACCATCGACAGCGCCAGCAGCCCGCCGGGGCGCAGCAGACCGTGGATGAGCCGCAGGGACTCCGGGATCTCCTCCCGGGGCAGCATCAGCAGCGTGAAGAAGGCCGCGGCAGCCTCGAAGCCCTGTCCGTCCAGCGGCCCGCCCTCGCCCAGGTCGGCGATGTCGGCGTGGATGAACTCCGCCTCCGGCACGTTCGCCCGGGCCTTGGCCAGCATCCCGGGGGACAGGTCCACCCCGGTGACCCGCAGCCCGGCGTCGGTGAGCTGGCGCGCGGTCGGCACCCCCGTACCGCAGCCGAGGTCGAGCACCCGGGCGCCCGGCGGGAGCGAGGCGGTGAGCCAGCCTCCGGCCGCCACCTGACCCTCCTTGTGCGGGAACGCCTCGTCGTAACGGTCGCCGATGGCGTCGAACGCCTCCGACTGGCCGGTACGGTCCCTCCCCTGGCCTACGGCATGGGGATCCCCATCGAACTCTGTGCCGTCGGTTCCCACTGCTCAGGGCCTCCCTGACTGATTGGGTCGATGACGCCGTCGGAAGGCGTCGGCTGTGACGGGGCTGGGCAAGCGCCGAGGCGGGTACGCCGACACCCGATGTGACAGGGCGTCAAACTCTAGGCCGTGTTCGGCAATTGTGCAGTGTTCCGGAGCACGATCCTACGGTCGACGGCCAGGGGCGCAACAAGGGGCTCGGGGATCGGCCCTACTGGACCGCCGGACGGTCCCAGTCCGCCGGGAGCGCGGGCACCGGCCAGGCCGGATCCGGCCGCCAGTCCTGCCAGCGGTCACGGAAGGGCGAGCCCCAGGCCCGGATCACCTCGACCGCCCGGCGGCCCGCCTGCCGGACCCGGACGGCCAGCTCGGCGGGCATCAGACCGTCGGTCTGGGCCTGCGCGAACTCGTCCTCGTCCCGCCAGTGCCAGCTGCGGTCCGGGTGCACCGAGATGTCCAGGAAGTGGTCCTCCGAGTCCACCCCGCCCGACCAGCGGCGCAGCGGCTCCTCCAGATTCACGTACCAGCTGCGGAACCGCCACCCCTGGTCCCAGAACAGCCACACCGACCACGGTTCACCCGGGCGGGCGAGCTTGAGCACACCCGTGCCCCACCACTGCTCCACCCGGGGGACCCGCGGCTTGACGTATCTGCTGGCCAGCGGCTCGCGGTGGACGGGGGTGCCGTCGGCGAGAACCGGCCGCACACAGGGAGTGTCCGGTGCCAGCCACACCGCGAGCAGTTCGGCGTCGTCGCGCACCACGGTCACCGGCCGGCACAGGTGCACCTCGTCCGTGCCGTTGCCGCGGTAGCGCCACAGCACCTGGTCACCGGGGGCCCAGTAGGGCCGCCGCTGTCCACCGGGTCCGTCCGGGATCGAAGTGTCGACTTCCGCTGTCATGAACAGAGCTTACGGATCAGGCGTCACGGATGGGTCATACGCAGCACGTCGAGTGCTTCGTCCAGTTGTGTTTCGGACAGCAGACCGCGTTCGACATAGCCGCCCTCGACCACCACCTGACGGATCGTCTTGCGCTCGGCGAGCGCC
It encodes the following:
- a CDS encoding ABC transporter ATP-binding protein — protein: MNAGPEPLLVATDVRKTYGPTPALDGADLTIRSGEVVAVMGPSGSGKSTLLHCLAGIVRPDSGQVRYRGRELSAMSDGERSALRRSDFGFVFQFGQLVPELTCLENVAMPLRLSGTKRREAEARAAEWLERLEVTEVAGQRPGQVSGGQGQRVAVARALVGGPRVVFADEPTGALDSLNGERVMRLLTDAAHDTGAAVVLVTHEARVAAYSDREIVVRDGKSRDMERVS
- a CDS encoding catalase: MSTPNFQYTTNNAGIPVESDEHSLTVGPDGPILLQDHYTIEKMAQFNRERVPERVVHAKGSGAYGRFEVTNDVSQFTKADLFQPGRTTKMLARFSTVAGEQGSPDTWRDPRGFALKFYTDHGNYDLVGNNTPVFFVRDTIKFQDFIRSQKRRPDNGLRDNDMQWDFWTLSPESAHQVTWLMGDRGIPKSYRNMNGYGSHTYMWINGNGTKVWVKYHFKTDQGIDFYTQAQADETAGQNADVHRQDLWEAIERGDHPSWTLWVQIMPFEDAANYRFNPFDLTKVWPHSDYPLIEVGRMTLDTNPEDYFVHIEQAAFEPSNMVPGVAPSPDKMLLGRLFSYPDTHRYRIGPNYAQLPPNRPHVPVHSYAKDGPMRFEPNRVGAPYAPNSYGGPAASPRAYADIAGWRTAGEMVREAYTLHREDDDFGQPGTLVREVLDDAARDRLVSNVAGHLSDGVSAPVLARALEYWRRIDRQTGDRIAQLVKPG
- a CDS encoding class I SAM-dependent DNA methyltransferase; amino-acid sequence: MGTDGTEFDGDPHAVGQGRDRTGQSEAFDAIGDRYDEAFPHKEGQVAAGGWLTASLPPGARVLDLGCGTGVPTARQLTDAGLRVTGVDLSPGMLAKARANVPEAEFIHADIADLGEGGPLDGQGFEAAAAFFTLLMLPREEIPESLRLIHGLLRPGGLLALSMVEADVDDVPIPFLGNMIRVSGYLRDELRHVVADAGFEVIKEESYAYAPASIEVPPEEQIFLYCRRA
- a CDS encoding PadR family transcriptional regulator, translating into MSIGHTLLGLLESGPRHGYDLKRAFDERFGHDRPLAYGQVYSTMARLLKNGLVEVEGIEPGGGPERKRYAITDAGITDVATWLAQPEKPEPYLQTTLYTKVVLALLTGRPAADLLDTQRAEHLRLMRELTRRKKTGDLADQLICDHALFHLEADLRWLELTAARLDELAAEVAK
- a CDS encoding ATP-binding SpoIIE family protein phosphatase, coding for MPPDTVPDRAPAPPPGPVGPAHAGPADTAAAGEARSHDEEYEPDGPLPDGQKPQNMPQAPPVPHADPASDPQAGHEEPGGPYGGAEDEGAPLPPFPAHGTGWAPTVTEGSEALGAFVSTPPRGTPLDAAGHPGDEDSVGMRIPVPVQTGPEADRLRYVGAATRRIARGLDLDEILLGLCRSAVPAFADAILVYLRDPLPVGDERPSGPLRLRLRRADGGLDGPGDPPEDVPVGALPALETPYGGAAETIGVLLDGPLAEVLRGVRPVFAESPRAADALAELLGHPESALPTGRRALLAPLRGRRRVIGAAVLLRRADRPAFEADDLLVAAQLATHTALGVDKAVLYGREAYIADALQREMLPDSLPQPTGVQLASRYLPAAESARVGGDWYDAIPLPGSRVALVVGDVMGHSMTSAAIMGQLRTTVQTLAGLDLAPQEVLYHLDEQAQRLGQDRMATCVYAVYDPIAHRLVVANAGHPPPILLHADGLAEVLRVPPGAPIGVGGVPFEAVELPAPAGATLLLYTDGLVESRTRDVWGGIELLRERLHDAATVVSPPPLEPLCDEVLEILGPGDRDDDIALLAARFDGIAPSDVAYWFLEPQAQTAGRARRLVRQALRRWDLEDQVDAAELLVSEIVTNAVRYAERPITLRLLRTDVLRCEVGDDAPLLPRMRHAAPEEEGGRGLYLVNRMAQRWGATRLGAGKVVWFELPIS
- the fomD gene encoding cytidylyl-2-hydroxypropylphosphonate hydrolase; translation: MTAEVDTSIPDGPGGQRRPYWAPGDQVLWRYRGNGTDEVHLCRPVTVVRDDAELLAVWLAPDTPCVRPVLADGTPVHREPLASRYVKPRVPRVEQWWGTGVLKLARPGEPWSVWLFWDQGWRFRSWYVNLEEPLRRWSGGVDSEDHFLDISVHPDRSWHWRDEDEFAQAQTDGLMPAELAVRVRQAGRRAVEVIRAWGSPFRDRWQDWRPDPAWPVPALPADWDRPAVQ